The Mauremys reevesii isolate NIE-2019 linkage group 1, ASM1616193v1, whole genome shotgun sequence genome has a segment encoding these proteins:
- the TAGLN3 gene encoding transgelin-3, which produces MQQQQQQEMANRGPSYGLSREVQEKIEQKYDLELENKLVDWIIVQSGEKIEHPPPGRQNFQKWLMDGTLLCKLINSLHPKGKEPIPKISESKMAFKQMEQISQFLKAAEIYGVRTTDIFQTVDLWEGKDMAAVQRTLMSLGSLAVTKDDGCYRGDPSWFHRKAQQNRRGFSEEQLRRGQSVIGLQMGSNKGASQSGMTGYGMPRQIM; this is translated from the exons atgcagcagcagcagcagcagg AGATGGCTAACAGAGGACCGAGCTACGGTTTAAGCCGAGAAGTGCAGGAAAAGATTGAACAGAAATATGACCTGGAATTAGAGAACAAGCTAGTGGACTGGATTATTGTACAGAGTGGTGAAAAGATAGAGCATCCACCTCCTGGAaggcaaaattttcagaaatgGCTAATGGATGGAACA CTGTTGTGCAAGTTAATAAACAGTTTACATCCAAAGGGAAAAGAACCCATTCCAAAGATCTCTGAATCAAAAATGGCTTTCAAGCAGATGGAACAAATTTCTCAGTTCTTAAAAGCTGCTGAAATCTATGGAGTAAGAACAACAGATATTTTCCAGACAGTGGATTTATGGGAAg GGAAGGACATGGCTGCCGTGCAGAGAACCCTAATGTCATTAGGCAGCTTGGCTGTCACCAAGGACGATGGATGTTACAGAGGGGATCCCTCCTGGTTTCACAG GAAAGCACAGCAGAATCGGCGAGGGTTTTCGGAAGAGCAGCTTCGTCGGGGACAGAGTGTCATAGGCCTTCAGATGGGTAGCAACAAAGGCGCATCGCAGTCCGGCATGACAGGCTATGGGATGCCGAGGCAGATTATGTAA